Proteins from a genomic interval of Miscanthus floridulus cultivar M001 unplaced genomic scaffold, ASM1932011v1 fs_621_1_2, whole genome shotgun sequence:
- the LOC136532439 gene encoding disease resistance protein RGA2-like — MEAIVAAIASDITNRSISYVIRKYSEMTGPKVDDLRLKDLQRLLDRVHVIVNEAEGRVITNQAMVHLLNIMRKEMYRGYFTMDSLRSQANNKAKDHDVSHSFAPSHYKPAKRRHFSNDGVNWNKELQQVIHNLSNIIADAKEFLVFLENYPPLYRQPYDMHLFIGKCMFGRQMEVERIMDFLMQTAHPSMRNVAVLPIVGPGYVGKCTLVAHVYNDARVRNHFSQIVIINGDKISDDALASLKHGCVIKYQNNALAGENGRVLAVIEFSENLDKVPWNSFYLSFLQCLASGSKIIITSNSGKIKKFGTTQALVLNFLPQEAFWYFFKVLTFGSADSKYHPKLESVAMTMAREMGGSFIAANFISAVLRRNLSAQHWGRCLAAFRVNIQRNVSVFGEHPCNLLQKQKHARYQINEDKYMVSDQYHAYLSTDDVPKITMYDIVVGNVNCEGSFEILAWKSHILPYKSYTINCMIHEEQRIKRKNDIEGNC; from the coding sequence ATGGAGGCAATCGTTGCTGCAATTGCTTCTGACATTACCAACAGATCTATTTCATATGTCATTAGAAAATACTCAGAGATGACAGGACCAAAGGTGGACGACTTGAGGCTGAAAGATCTGCAGCGGCTACTAGACCGGGTTCATGTCATCGTCAACGAGGCGGAGGGGCGGGTCATCACAAACCAAGCAATGGTACATCTACTCAACATCATGAGAAAGGAGATGTACAGAGGCTATTTCACCATGGACAGCTTGAGGAGCCAAGCCAACAACAAGGCCAAAGATCATGATGTGAGTCACTCTTTTGCCCCATCCCATTACAAACCAGCCAAGCGTCGCCATTTCTCTAATGATGGTGTCAATTGGAATAAAGAGCTGCAGCAAGTGATTCATAACTTAAGTAACATCATCGCTGATGCGAAAGAGTTTCTTGTATTTCTGGAGAACTATCCTCCACTGTACCGCCAACCTTATGACATGCATCTGTTTATTGGAAAGTGCATGTTTGGTCGCCAAATGGAAGTGGAAAGGATAATGGATTTCTTGATGCAGACTGCACATCCAAGTATGAGAAATGTGGCTGTTCTACCAATAGTTGGGCCGGGATATGTTGGAAAGTGCACACTAGTTGCACATGTCTACAATGATGCAAGAGTGCGCAACCACTTTTCTCAAATTGTGATAATCAATGGAGATAAAATTAGTGATGACGCTTTAGCCAGTTTGAAGCATGGATGTGTTATTAAATATCAAAACAATGCCTTGGCGGGTGAAAATGGGAGAGTGCTGGCTGTGATTGAGTTCTCAGAGAATTTAGACAAGGTTCCTTGGAATAGCTTTTACTTATCTTTTCTTCAGTGCCTTGCAAGTGGTAGTAAGATAATAATCACAAGTAATTCGGGCAAAATAAAAAAGTTTGGAACCACACAAgctcttgtgttaaattttctaCCACAAGAGGCGTTTTGGTACTTCTTCAAGGTTCTTACTTTCGGAAGTGCAGATTCCAAATATCACCCGAAACTAGAGTCAGTTGCTATGACGATGGCTAGAGAAATGGGTGGATCATTCATAGCTGCAAACTTCATTTCAGCCGTTCTAAGGAGAAATCTTAGCGCCCAACATTGGGGCAGGTGCCTTGCAGCTTTCAGGGTAAATATACAAAGAAATGTATCTGTGTTTGGGGAGCACCCATGCAATCTTCTGCAGAAACAGAAACATGCACGTTATCAGATTAATGAAGATAAGTATATGGTTAGCGATCAGTACCATGCATATCTTTCTACAGATGATGTCCCAAAGATAACAATGTATGACATTGTGGTTGGAAATGTAAATTGTGAAGGCTCATTTGAGATCCTTGCATGGAAGTCACACATTCTACCATATAAGTCATACACCATCAATTGTATGATTCATGAGGAACAACGCATTAAGAGGAAAAATGATATAGAGGGTAATTGTTGA